A genomic region of Antennarius striatus isolate MH-2024 chromosome 16, ASM4005453v1, whole genome shotgun sequence contains the following coding sequences:
- the c1qtnf6a gene encoding complement C1q tumor necrosis factor-related protein 6, which produces MLGVVLLLFLSSLVALVPPPSPPPPPCRHCCDHLEPDSPPTGGVRHVPEVQAYINMTILKGDKGERGDRGTPGKVGLDGPPGPRGAAGEKGSRGEAGLPGDPCKAQHSAFSVGRRKSLHSLESHQGLVFDTVFVNLDGHFDMFTGKFICRIPGIYFFNVNIHTWNFKETYLHIMRNDSEQAIVYAQPSDRSIMQSQSVMLELELSDQVWIRLYKWERENAIYSDDVDVYITFSGYLIKSSAEGK; this is translated from the exons ATGTTGGGAGTcgtcctcctcctgttcctctcCTCCCTGGTCGCTCTGGTGCCTCCCCCGagtccccctcctcccccctgcaGACATTGCTGTGACCACCTGGAGCCAGACTCCCCTCCCACTGGAGGGGTGAGACACGTCCCAGAAGTCCAGGCCTACATCAACATGACCATCCTCAAAG GGGACAAAGGAGAACGTGGCGACAGAGGCACGCCAGGTAAAGTCGGGCTCGACGGCCCCCCAGGCCCCAGAGGTGCCGCAGGTGAAAAAGGGAGCAGAGGCGAGGCAGGCCTACCCGGGGACCCCTGCAAAGCCCAGCACTCTGCCTTCTCTGTAGGACGTCGCAAATCCCTCCACAGCCTGGAGTCCCACCAGGGCCTGGTGTTTGACACGGTGTTCGTCAACCTGGACGGTCACTTTGACATGTTCACCGGGAAATTCATCTGCCGCATCCCTGGGATCTACTTCTTCAACGTGAACATTCACACGTGGAACTTCAAAGAGACGTACCTGCACATCATGAGGAACGACTCGGAGCAGGCCATCGTGTACGCCCAGCCCAGCGACCGCTCCATCATGCAGAGTCAGAGCGTgatgctggagctggagctcagCGACCAGGTGTGGATCCGTCTCTACAAGTGGGAGAGGGAGAACGCCATTTACAGCGACGACGTGGACGTCTACATCACCTTCAGCGGATACCTCATCAAAAGCAGCGCGGAAGGGAAGTGA
- the LOC137609207 gene encoding carbohydrate sulfotransferase 12-like — MGTSRMFRIFIVLGSAFMILLIIIYWDDVGASQLYLHTPVSPGPKIPHPHPPQHQLQTSRTPSFLSDIDAFVNQFLEPGTGEPTDPAPADTTNQSEKAEERYIPRQEWKIHLTPVAAELRERQEQRRKLLQEMCANDSVVFPGKNRSFDDIPNKELDHLIVDDRHGIIYCYVPKVACTNWKRILIVLSESLLREGVPERDPMAVPRNLIHNSSMHFTFNKFWKRYGKFAKHLMKVKLKKYTKFLFVRDPFLRLISAYRNKFETPNEEFYRRFARVMLHRYADQPTPPSTVEEAFGTGIYPSFSHFIQYLLDPQTEKKMPFNEHWQQVYRLCHPCQIQYDFVGHLETAEEDAEHLLRQLRVDNVVEFPTRGGKLTASSWEADWFSTVPVAARRELYKLYEPDFRLFGYHRPDSILNE; from the exons ATGGGAACATCCAGGATGTTTCGCATCTTCATCGTCCTTGGCTCGGCTTTCATGATCCTCTTGATTATCATCTACTGGGATGATGTTGGAGCGTCCCAACTGTATTTGCACACCCCCGTCTCTCCAGGCCCCAAAATCCCACACCCCCATCCTCCCCAGCATCAGCTTCAAACCTCCCGAACCCCCTCGTTCCTGTCTGACATCGATGCCTTCGTTAACCAGTTCCTTGAGCCCGGAACTGGTGAGCCCACAGACCCCGCCCCTGCCGACACGACTAACCAATCAGAGAAAGCGGAGGAACGGTATATACCGCGGCAAGAGTGGAAGATTCATCTGACTCCAGTGGCAGCAGAGCTCCGTGAGAGACAG GAGCAGCGGCGGAAACTACTTCAGGAAATGTGCGCAAATGACAGTGTCGTGTTTCCTGGCAAAAACCGCTCATTTGATGACATTCCCAACAAGGAACTGGATCATCTCATTGTGGATGACAGACATGGAATTATCTACTGCTATGTACCCAAG GTAGCATGTACGAACTGGAAGCGTATCCTGATAGTCCTCAGCGAAAGTTTGCTGAGGGAAGGTGTTCCAGAGAGGGACCCAATGGCCGTCCCAAGAAACCTGATCCACAACAGCAGCATGCACTTTACTTTCAACAAATTCTGGAAACGTTATGGCAAGTTTGCAAAGCACCTCATGAAG gtgaagctgaagaagtataCCAAGTTTCTTTTTGTGCGGGACCCTTTTCTGCGCCTCATCTCCGCCTACCGTAATAAATTTGAAACGCCGAACGAGGAATTCTACCGCCGCTTTGCACGAGTCATGCTGCACCGCTACGCCGACCAGCCCACACCTCCTTCCACTGTGGAAGAGGCGTTTGGCACAGGTATCTATCCATCTTTCTCCCACTTCATCCAGTACCTGCTGGACCCTCagacagagaagaagatgcCCTTTAATGAGCACTGGCAGCAGGTGTACCGGCTTTGCCATCCATGCCAGATTCAATATGACTTTGTGGGTCACCTGGAGACAGCggaggaggatgcagagcacCTACTACGCCAGCTGCGGGTGGACAATGTGGTGGAGTTTCCCACTAGAGGTGGGAAACTCACAGCCAGCAGCTGGGAAGCTGATTGGTTCAGCACTGTGCCTGTTGCCGCACGGAGAGAACTCTACAAGCTGTACGAACCAGACTTCAGGCTGTTTGGCTACCACAGACCAGATTCAATCCTCAATGAGTGA